In Eremothecium gossypii ATCC 10895 chromosome IV, complete sequence, the genomic stretch GCTGCGCAAGCTGGACGACGAATTCCGCGGCTTCGGGCGCCGCGCGATCCCGCAGATGCACGAGAAGCCGttgcagctgcgcgaggcTGTGTCGGTGGAGGAGCCCTGCCAGATCGATCCTATGCTCCCCGCAGATAAACAGTGCCGCACATCCATGACGTGGATATGCGGAAACCCGAATGATGTATACGAGACATTCCTGTTGAAGATTCTCGGGTCTCTGTTGTTTGATGGTCATTCTTCGGCCTTTTACAAGAAGCTGGTCGAGGAAACTGGACTTGCGTATGAGCTGTCAGTGAACACGGGTGTGGAATCCCAGACGGCGGCAAACTTCTTGACCGTCGGTGTGCAAGGATGCACCGATGTAGGCCAGGTCCATAAGGTTATTATGGAGACCTTCACGGCGCTTTTGGCCCAGCCCTTTGAGAAACACAGGGTCGAAGCAATCCTGCACCAACTAGAGCTCTCCAAAAAGGATCAGAAGTCTGACTTTGGCCTCCAACTGCTGTACGGCATCCTCCCAGGATGGGTCAACAACACAGATCCGTTCGATCTCTTATCTTTGAACAGTGCACTGCAGAGATTCAGGGCCGACTGGGACAGAGAGGGCGATGGTTTGttccagcgcctgctgaACAAGTACGTAATTGGCAAGCCCAGTTTCACGTTTACCATGGTGGGCAGTTCGGACTTTAACCAGGTGAAGGACCAAAACGAGCAGTCGAAACTAAAGGCGAAGGTGTCCTCGTTAACCGAGAGTGATAAGGAAGTGATTTACAAGCGTGGTTTGCATCTTCAGGAACTGCAGAATAGTGAGCAGGACCTTTCAAAACTACCAACGTTGACCACAGCGGACATCCCTCATTCGAGTGGGCACTATTTTGTTTCTCGCGACGGACCGATCACAACTCGTCAAACTGACACGAACGGTATAACGTACATTAGAATGAAGCGTCCGCTCAAGGGAGCCATACCTTACGATGCATATCCCTACATCCCACTTTACTCCGACGGACTAATGAACATCGGCACCCTACTTGAAGATGCCTCTGCAATTGAGGAGCAGATTCGTCTGCACACAGGTGGGATCTCCGTGTCCATAGGTGTCCATCCAAACGTCGAAACTCGCCTTTCTGAGCTGTATCTGGAAATCAGTGCCTGTGCATTGAATTCTAAAACGCAGTATGTGTTTGACATAATAAACAAAATTATGAACGAGACAGCCCTCAGCGTTAGGTCGGAGAAGATGAAGGTCTTGATTAGGGCCGCTGCATCCTCCTTCACGTCCTACGCAGCTGAAAACGGACATGATTTGGCCAGGCTACATACCGGAGCCCATTTTTCGCAGACTCAGGCAATTATGGAGCAGACTGCTGGTATTGAGCAAGTGCGCCACATGAACAACCTCATGAGTATAATTGAAAAAGAGGCAGAGTTCAACACTGTCCTCCAGAACTTGGAAGCCATGCATCGTAAGATCTTTGTCGCGGATGGCTTGGAGGTGATGATCACAACTGACAACCGGCAAACGTCGGACGTCGTCAAAGATCAGGCTTTGAAGTTCATTGCTGGTGTGCAGCAGTCAGCAGGCGCGGAATCCTGGCTTCCGGAAAAGTATtcccgccgcgcgctcgaGAAGCCGTACCCGGCACTGCTTCAGTTCCCATTCCAGGTACACTATACTGCCCAGTCCACCCAAGGTGTCTCCTACACCCATCCAGATGGCGCACATCTCCAGGTCTTGGCGTCGCTGCTTACGTTTAAGCACCTGCATCGCGAAGTACGCGAGAAGGGCGGCGCGTACGGCGGAGGCGCTACGTACAACGCCACAGATGGTATCTTCAACTTCTTCTCGTACAGGGATCCGCAGCCCGTTCGCTCTCTCAACATCTTCAGAAACGCAGGGAAATACGTGCTGAATGAGGCCCGTTGGACGGCGGACGACCTCAATGAGGCCAAACTGAGTATCTTTCAGCGCGTGGACGCCCCGATCAGCCCCAGCTCGGAGGGGCTGCTCCAGTTCCGGCATAACATCAGCGATGAACAGCGCGACAGACgtcgccagcagctgctaAAATCAACGCTTGACGACGTCCGTCGTGTTGCAGACATTTATCTTGTGCAGCCGTCTCCTTCGCAACATATGAGTGCTGTGGTTGGCCCAGAACTTCCCCGCGAAGTTTGGTCGAGCCAATGGCCAGTGATAAAAGTCTGAAACACCCCCTGCCTCCGACCTTTACCATACCTATTTATAATATCTGTACATAGTGTTACGACATCTGATTACTGTACGCCGTTGCTTCCAATCTAGGCGCTTGTGTTGGCTGCTGGACGCCCATCGCCATTTTAGCTGTAAGATCTGGCGGCGGCGAACTGAAAAATCCGCCCCCACCTTACAGAACACGACAACAACCTCGCCGCTCACAAATCGGGTTGATACATAAGTTAGAGCAGCGAAAGCTACAC encodes the following:
- the CYM1 gene encoding pitrilysin family metalloprotease (Syntenic homolog of Saccharomyces cerevisiae YDR430C (CYM1)) → MLRFQRTVPRVAIRRLANVYSEGAVLHGYKVRRAQEIPEMRMAAVELEHEMTGARHLHLEREDQNNVFSVGFRTPPPDATGVPHILEHTTLCGSQKYPVRDPFFKMLNRSLANFMNAMTAHDHTFYPFATTNQKDFANLRDLYLDATLRPLLRHADFLQEGWRLEHRDVGDASSELVFKGVVYNEMKGQVSNADYYFWIRFQEAIYPALHNSGGDPEHITDLSYEDLVAFHQNHYHPSNAKTFTYGNFPLRDTLRKLDDEFRGFGRRAIPQMHEKPLQLREAVSVEEPCQIDPMLPADKQCRTSMTWICGNPNDVYETFLLKILGSLLFDGHSSAFYKKLVEETGLAYELSVNTGVESQTAANFLTVGVQGCTDVGQVHKVIMETFTALLAQPFEKHRVEAILHQLELSKKDQKSDFGLQLLYGILPGWVNNTDPFDLLSLNSALQRFRADWDREGDGLFQRLLNKYVIGKPSFTFTMVGSSDFNQVKDQNEQSKLKAKVSSLTESDKEVIYKRGLHLQELQNSEQDLSKLPTLTTADIPHSSGHYFVSRDGPITTRQTDTNGITYIRMKRPLKGAIPYDAYPYIPLYSDGLMNIGTLLEDASAIEEQIRLHTGGISVSIGVHPNVETRLSELYLEISACALNSKTQYVFDIINKIMNETALSVRSEKMKVLIRAAASSFTSYAAENGHDLARLHTGAHFSQTQAIMEQTAGIEQVRHMNNLMSIIEKEAEFNTVLQNLEAMHRKIFVADGLEVMITTDNRQTSDVVKDQALKFIAGVQQSAGAESWLPEKYSRRALEKPYPALLQFPFQVHYTAQSTQGVSYTHPDGAHLQVLASLLTFKHLHREVREKGGAYGGGATYNATDGIFNFFSYRDPQPVRSLNIFRNAGKYVLNEARWTADDLNEAKLSIFQRVDAPISPSSEGLLQFRHNISDEQRDRRRQQLLKSTLDDVRRVADIYLVQPSPSQHMSAVVGPELPREVWSSQWPVIKV